One Thauera sp. K11 DNA window includes the following coding sequences:
- the mlaE gene encoding lipid asymmetry maintenance ABC transporter permease subunit MlaE, whose translation MNGLLAALRRIGAMTVDGVWRLGFAMRFLAAVLMYSGQSLRRMQLTMRELYFSGVLSLLIIVVSGLFVGLVLGLQGYETLQRYGSSEALGVLVALSLTRELGPVVAGLLFASRAGSAVTAEIGLMKATEQLKAMDMMAVNPIARVVAPRFWGGVLSMPLLAAIFSAMGVFGGWLIGVVVIGVDDGAFWSQMQAAVDFRYDVMNGVIKSVVFGAAVSLIAVFEGYDCSPTAEGVSRAITRTVVTSALAILALDFVLTSFMFRGQ comes from the coding sequence ATGAACGGCCTGCTCGCGGCGCTGCGCCGGATCGGCGCGATGACGGTCGACGGCGTGTGGCGCCTCGGTTTCGCGATGCGCTTCCTCGCCGCCGTGCTGATGTATTCCGGCCAGTCGCTGCGCCGCATGCAACTGACGATGCGGGAGCTCTATTTCAGCGGCGTGCTGTCGCTGCTGATCATCGTCGTGTCGGGCCTCTTCGTCGGCCTGGTGCTCGGCCTGCAGGGCTACGAGACGCTGCAGCGCTACGGTTCGTCCGAGGCGCTGGGCGTGCTGGTGGCACTGTCGCTGACGCGCGAGCTGGGGCCCGTCGTCGCCGGCCTGCTGTTCGCCAGCCGCGCCGGTTCGGCGGTGACGGCCGAGATCGGCCTGATGAAGGCGACCGAGCAGTTGAAGGCGATGGACATGATGGCGGTGAACCCGATCGCACGCGTGGTGGCGCCCAGATTCTGGGGCGGCGTGCTGTCGATGCCGCTGCTCGCCGCGATCTTCTCTGCGATGGGCGTGTTCGGCGGCTGGCTGATCGGCGTCGTCGTGATCGGCGTCGATGACGGCGCGTTCTGGTCGCAGATGCAGGCAGCGGTGGATTTCCGCTACGACGTGATGAACGGCGTGATCAAGTCCGTTGTCTTCGGTGCGGCGGTGTCGCTGATCGCCGTGTTCGAGGGCTACGATTGCAGCCCGACGGCCGAAGGCGTGTCCCGCGCGATCACGCGCACCGTGGTGACGTCGGCGCTGGCGATCCTGGCGCT